The window GCCCGAAAGCGCCATGGCCGGGCTGGAACGCAGCCGTGCCAGCCCGAATTCCTCCAGCAGGCGTTCAAGTTCAGCAGCGCGCATACCCTTGTCCGGCTCGGCCATTTCGAGCACGCAATTGATGTTCTGTTCTACGGTCATGCCGCGAAATATGCTGGTTTCCTGCGGCAGATAGCCAAGGCCGAGAATCGCGCGGCGATACATCGGCAGCTTCGTCACGTCCTCCCCGTCCATCAGGATACGGCCGCTATCGGGACGCACGAGGCCCATGATGGAATAGAAGCACGTCGTCTTGCCCGCACCGTTCGGCCCTAGCAGGCCGAGCACTTCGCCCTTCCCGACGGTAAGCGAAATATCCGACAGGACCGCACGCTTATCGTAAGATTTGGCGATGGAAATCACTTCCAGCCCGCCCTGCGGCGGAAGTGGCTGCACCGCCTGATCCGGCTCCGCGGCGGTGGGATGGTCGAGGGTATCGGCGCTGTTCGTCATATCCGGAGACTTAGCATTACGAACGCTGGTGGAAAGCCCGCTGGGAGTTTTTTGTTTTGGCCTTGCGGGCGCGAGGTTTTGTTTTAGCCTCAAGCGGTGTTTTTTGTTTTGCCTCAAGCGCCGGCGGTCGCATTCGCTCCCTTAGGCTATCCTCGCTTCGCTGCGGGCGGCCCTTTGGGCCTATGACTGCCGTAACCTGGAACCGGATCCAAGATTGCGAGGGTAACGCAAGTTCGGTCCGCGACCAGCGGACCGCAAGGCCGAACGGCCGCCCGAGCTTATGCGAGGAAGCCAAGCGAGCGGATGCGAGCGCCCGGCGTTTGAGGGGCTAAACAAAAACGCCCGGATGGTCCCCGCCCGCAGGGTCTAAACAAAAAACGCCGGCGCTTGAGGCTAAACACCCCCCGCATCCCCCCAACTTGCCAACCCGCACATGTTTTGACAGGATGGCATTCCAATACGCTCTGGGGAGAGTCGATTATGGCGTGGGTCAAACCGCAGGCTGCATCGCAGCACACCGCCCGCACGGCAGTTGGCGACAGCCAGCGCGCGCATGCGCACGCCCTCGATTGGCGACGCCGGATGAGCGATCATGTTGCCTATGCGCTGCTGGTCTATACCGGCCTGCAGATTTTCATGACCACTGCCGCGCTGAAGGACGGTGCGCCCGGCATTCTTCCCTATCTTGTGCTGGTGGTACTGGTGGCCGCGATCATTCCGGCCTGCCGCTGGTTCGAACGGCGATGGCGCTTTCTGACTGACGAAGCGGCGCACGACCCGGCATTGCGGGGGGAGTTCATGCGCGATGCTGCAGGACTGTGGCTGATGGCCATCGGGCTGCCGGCCATCCTGACCGCCCTGTTCCGCGCCATCCTTTAACACGCTTTGCGGGCAGCCCAGACTGGGTAATTCGCTCGCCGGATGTCAATACTGCTAGAGGGCGGTGAACTCACTGGTGTGTTGTGCTGCGCCCTGCCCCGCATTAGGTCGCTTCGATGATTAACAAAGCCACCGCGCTCGACCGCTCCCAGCAATTGATACAGTCCGCCATGCGTCAGGGCGCCGATGGTGCGGACGCCGTCGCGCGCGCTTCGTCGAGCGAGAGCGTGTCGGTCCGGCTGGGCGCACTGGAAGATGTGGAGCGCAGCGAGAGCGAGGCGATCGGGCTGCGGGTGTTTGTCGGCCAGCGTTCCGCCAGCATCAATACCAGCGATTTCGCCAGAGATGCGCTGGAAGAAATCGCCGCTCGCGCCGTTGCCATGGCCCGCGCTGCGCCGGAGGATCGCTACGCAGGTCTCGCGCCGCAAGACCTGCTGGCAACCGGCGACCTGCCCGAATTGGACCTTGAAGACAGCGATGACGAACCCGGTCCGGAAGCCTTGCGCGAACGGGCCATCGCCACCGAAACCGCCGCGCTCGATGTCGATGGAGTAACCACCAGTGTTTCGGCGAGCGCAACCTTCGCCCGCAGTGTTGCCGCGCTCGTCACCAGCCACGGGGTAGCTGCCGCCTATGCCGCAACGAGCCACGCGCAGGGTGCGGCCATGATCGCGGGCGAAGGCGCGGATATGCAACGCGATTACGAATATCGCGCGACCCGACATTTCGAAGACCTGCCCTCGCCTGCCGACATCGGCGCAGAGGCAGGGCAGCGCACCGCCGCCAAGCGCGATCCCGGCCGCTTGCCGAGCGGACCGATGCCGGTGGTATTCGATCCCCGCGTCGGCAGTTCGCTCGTCTCGCATCTGCTCGGCGCGATGTCGGGTGCTGCGGCGGCGCGGGGAACCTCGCTGCTGCTGGACCGGATGGACGAACCGCTGTTTGGTCCGGCGATACGCATCATGGATGACCCGCACCGATTGCGCGGCCATCGTTCTCGCCCTCTCGATGGCGAAGGGCTGCCTACCAGCAAGCGCGCGCTGGTCGAAGGCGGGAAAGTAACCGGTTGGCTTACCAATGCCGCCGCGGCCAAACAGCTCGGCATCGGCCTGACAGGTCACGCGGCGCTCGGTTCGGGAGGCGCACCGGGCATTTCAGCCAGCAATGTCTATCTCGAACCCGGCACAATATCCGTCCGCGATCTGATCGCCGATATCGAACGCGGCGTGTTCGTGACCGAACTGATCGGCCAGGGGATCAACATGGTGACCGGCGATTACAGCCGTGGCGCGAGCGGCTTTCGCATCGAAAACGGCGAGATTGCCGGGCCAGTGACGGAGTTCACTATTGCCGGCAATTTGCTGACCATGTTCCCCGCCCTTCGCGCTGCAGACGATCT of the Alteripontixanthobacter maritimus genome contains:
- the lptB gene encoding LPS export ABC transporter ATP-binding protein, which codes for MTNSADTLDHPTAAEPDQAVQPLPPQGGLEVISIAKSYDKRAVLSDISLTVGKGEVLGLLGPNGAGKTTCFYSIMGLVRPDSGRILMDGEDVTKLPMYRRAILGLGYLPQETSIFRGMTVEQNINCVLEMAEPDKGMRAAELERLLEEFGLARLRSSPAMALSGGERRRCEIARALAAKPSIMLLDEPFAGIDPLSISDIRDLVKDLKTRGIGVLITDHNVRETLEIVDRACIIYGGQVLFAGTPEALVADENVRRLYLGEGFTL
- a CDS encoding TldD/PmbA family protein — protein: MINKATALDRSQQLIQSAMRQGADGADAVARASSSESVSVRLGALEDVERSESEAIGLRVFVGQRSASINTSDFARDALEEIAARAVAMARAAPEDRYAGLAPQDLLATGDLPELDLEDSDDEPGPEALRERAIATETAALDVDGVTTSVSASATFARSVAALVTSHGVAAAYAATSHAQGAAMIAGEGADMQRDYEYRATRHFEDLPSPADIGAEAGQRTAAKRDPGRLPSGPMPVVFDPRVGSSLVSHLLGAMSGAAAARGTSLLLDRMDEPLFGPAIRIMDDPHRLRGHRSRPLDGEGLPTSKRALVEGGKVTGWLTNAAAAKQLGIGLTGHAALGSGGAPGISASNVYLEPGTISVRDLIADIERGVFVTELIGQGINMVTGDYSRGASGFRIENGEIAGPVTEFTIAGNLLTMFPALRAADDLEFKGGIDVPTLRVDGMTVAGE